The following are from one region of the Vitis riparia cultivar Riparia Gloire de Montpellier isolate 1030 chromosome 14, EGFV_Vit.rip_1.0, whole genome shotgun sequence genome:
- the LOC117930315 gene encoding uncharacterized protein LOC117930315, producing MNYVSSIKNVSERLSTLNVYVEKLEQEIQNMNAWDPHYCILLLKDALEFLREEGEKMRQKMECEESKVPTLKINFDDEEERAVILGKVAVKEKNRMNTTNKNRQKSAAEIPKASPKNNLSLATRILKPKLNPLLPAI from the exons ATGAATTACGTATCCAGTATCAAGAATGTGTCCGAGAGGCTATCGACGCTGAATGTGTATGTAGAGAAGCTGGAGCAGGAGATACAGAATATGAATGCTTGGGATCCTCATTACTGCATTTTGCTTCTCAAAGATG CTTTGGAGTTTTTGAGGGAGGAAGGTGAGAAGATGAGGCAGAAAATGGAATGTGAAGAATCTAAGGTCCCTACGCTGAAGATAAACTTTGATGACGAGGAAGAAAGGGCGGTAATCCTGGGAAAGGTTGCTGTCAAAGAGAAGAACCGGATGAACACGACCAATAAGAACAGACAGAAATCAGCTGCAGAAATTCCAAAGGCAAGCCCTAAAAACAATCTTTCTTTAGCAACTAGAATTTTGAAACCCAAATTGAATCCTCTCCTTCCAGCCATATAA